Proteins encoded in a region of the Benincasa hispida cultivar B227 chromosome 2, ASM972705v1, whole genome shotgun sequence genome:
- the LOC120070962 gene encoding DDT domain-containing protein DDR4 isoform X2, producing the protein MSQDSSSSSPPPIPCDRSSPEPLSHIENPNPNTANDDLIAENEPTTTTTNSEQPTTRRNRPSRACTIRAAERLLAAQSVVERKPKPKKEQPEEESPQQQQCSKIVTPLVEEPSPSQLPRWSLRSKWELASVLNFLHVFRPLLNIHNEFTVEEFETALITPNDTLSDIHIPLLKAIPPITRMALTRGTWVTVLCRKLRDWWHWVAEGDLPIVASHGVEIEVYKTLDPGMRVVILKALCDIRVEPVICLYFSAIEVRRSASSSNIHPFVRRVVFFSLRGCVQLCRIFGQEDVRSYIENSLKHGVQLSAFRKERIGGDSHGTYFWYEDDPIIGHRLYREIRKVELKKAKSKGSQVLPCTTYQWETVATNFDEFQDVSEKLFTSKNRSEASLGKKLKMDMLPEIEKVHKRKERLLKKQHRQALLLDNFALVDGLGPGRSLRDRKPVTYTFDDYDRSINEAIKTTKRKPPSPEPNHRREAAVKLEPSANGKWSGPSYPSQNANFSALSPKSPDYDDADEDDQLSEQLDRRRRQRPQRYSERDYVEALSDNDADFDSDDDIVGEAVYDEEYLRKRKQRRKTSSSSEGDEEYHYEEENEEEEEEEEESLSISEDSDQPRKVKKLPGRTRRETKLRSVGEIQSGLRRSKRATRSRINYGQYDLSESEPENNKVKKTNAASDEHTDASENGDYSVESQGSDNENDEEDEDQEMKVDRPDEIYAENVEEQNPPEKSNSPDQDETDGARKTRFLDLNELAPGSGFDDAPTSEMKDDTDDF; encoded by the exons ATGTCGCaagattcttcttcttcttctcctcctccGATCCCCTGTGACCGATCCTCCCCTGAGCCGCTTTCCCACATCGAAAACCCCAACCCCAATACGGCTAACGACGACCTTATTGCTGAGAACGAACCCACGACCACAACGACTAACAGTGAACAGCCAACCACCAGAAGGAACCGACCCTCTCGGGCTTGTACTATTCGTGCTGCCGAGCGGCTCTTGGCGGCTCAGTCAGTGGTCGAACGCAAGCCCAAGCCTAAAAAGGAGCAGCCAGAGGAGGAGTCGCCACAGCAGCAGCAATGCAGCAAGATCGTGACCCCGCTGGTTGAGGAGCCTTCGCCCTCACAGTTGCCGCGGTGGAGTCTCCGGTCCAAGTGGGAACTGGCGTCTGTACTTAATTTCTTGCAT GTCTTTAGGCCACTATTGAATATTCATAATGAATTCACAGTGGAGGAGTTTGAGACGGCCTTGATTACACCCAACGATACTTTGAGTGACATACACATTCCATTACTAAAG GCAATTCCTCCTATTACAAGAATGGCCCTTACTCGGGGTACATGGGTGACTGTATTGTGCAGAAAATTGCGAGATTGGTGGCACTGG GTTGCTGAAGGGGATCTGCCTATTGTTGCTTCACACGG AGTCGAAATTGAAGTTTATAAAACTCTTGATCCTGGGATGCGTGTGGTCATCTTGAAAGCACTATGTGACATCCGAGTTGAG CCAgttatatgtttatattttagTGCCATTGAAGTTCGACGATCAGCAAGCTCCTCAAACATCCACCCTTTCGTGAGAAGGGTTGTTTTCTTCAGTTTGCGGGGCTGTGTGCAATTATGTCGGATCTTTGGG CAAGAAGATGTCCGGAGCTACATTGAAAATTCACTAAAACATGGAGTTCAACTTTCAGCATTTCGCAAAGAACGAATTGGTGGAGACTCTCATGGAACTTATTTCTG GTATGAGGACGATCCAATAATTGGTCATCGTTTGTACCGTGAGATTAGGAAAGTTGAGTTGAAAAAAGCCAAGTCCAAAGGTTCACAGGTCCTTCCTTGTACAACATATCAGTGGGAAACAGTTGCAACCAATTTTGATGAATTTCAAGATGTATCA GAAAAGCTTTTTACAAGTAAAAATCGATCAGAGGCTTCCCTTGGAAAAAAGTTGAAGATGGACATGCTTCCCGAGATCGAGAAGGTTCACAAG AGAAAAGAAAGGTTGCTGAAAAAACAGCATAGGCAAGCTCTTCTTTTGGATAATTTTGCACTTGTAGATGGGCTTGGTCCAGGACGCTCACTTCGCGACAGAAAGCCTGTCACTTATACTTTTG ATGATTATGACCGATCGATCAATGAGGCTATCAAAACAACCAA GCGTAAGCCTCCATCTCCAGAACCTAATCATAGAAGAGAAGCTGCTGTAAAGCTTGAACCTTCTGCGAATGGAAAATGGAGTGGTCCATCATATCCATCTCAAAACGCCAATTTCAGTGCACTATCTCCCAAATCACCTGATTATGATGATGCCGATGAAGACGACCAACTGTCCGAACAGTTGGATCGCAG ACGAAGGCAAAGGCCACAACGGTATTCAGAAAGAGATTATGTGGAGGCATTATCAGATAATGATGCAGATTTTGACAGTGACGATGACATAGTTGGTGAAGCTGTATATGACGAGGAGTATCTACGAAAACGGAAGCAGAGGAGGAAAACATCCAGCAGTTCTGAAGGAGATGAGGAGTATCactatgaagaagaaaatgaggaagaggaggaagaagaagaagaatcctTGAGCATTAGTGAAGATAGTGACCAGCCacgaaaagtaaaaaaattgcCAGGACGTACACGGAGGGAAACGAAGTTAAGGTCTGTTGGTGAGATTCAGTCGGGTCTCAGACGTAGTAAAAGGGCTACTCGGAGCAGAATAAATTATGGACAGTATGATCTATCAGAATCTGAACCAGAGAATAACAAAGTTAAAAAGACCAATGCTGCATCTGATGAGCACACAGATGCCAGTGAGAACGGGGATTATTCTGTTGAAAGTCAAGGGTCTGATAATGAGAATGACGAAGAAGATGAGGACCAAGAAATGAAAGTTGATCGACCTGATGAAATTTATGCAGAGAACGTAGAGGAGCAAAATCCTCCTGAAAAATCGAATAGCCCAGATCAAGATGAAACTGACGGTGCAAGAAAAACACGGTTTCTTGATCTAAATGAGCTTGCTCCCGGCTCTGGTTTTGATGATGCCCCAACTTCAGAAATGAAAGATGATACAGATGATTTCTAG
- the LOC120070962 gene encoding DDT domain-containing protein DDR4 isoform X1 — MSQDSSSSSPPPIPCDRSSPEPLSHIENPNPNTANDDLIAENEPTTTTTNSEQPTTRRNRPSRACTIRAAERLLAAQSVVERKPKPKKEQPEEESPQQQQCSKIVTPLVEEPSPSQLPRWSLRSKWELASVLNFLHVFRPLLNIHNEFTVEEFETALITPNDTLSDIHIPLLKAIPPITRMALTRGTWVTVLCRKLRDWWHWVAEGDLPIVASHGVEIEVYKTLDPGMRVVILKALCDIRVEPVICLYFSAIEVRRSASSSNIHPFVRRVVFFSLRGCVQLCRIFGQEDVRSYIENSLKHGVQLSAFRKERIGGDSHGTYFWYEDDPIIGHRLYREIRKVELKKAKSKGSQVLPCTTYQWETVATNFDEFQDVSEKLFTSKNRSEASLGKKLKMDMLPEIEKVHKRKERLLKKQHRQALLLDNFALVDGLGPGRSLRDRKPVTYTFDDYDRSINEAIKTTKRKPPSPEPNHRREAAVKLEPSANGKWSGPSYPSQNANFSALSPKSPDYDDADEDDQLSEQLDRSNRRRQRPQRYSERDYVEALSDNDADFDSDDDIVGEAVYDEEYLRKRKQRRKTSSSSEGDEEYHYEEENEEEEEEEEESLSISEDSDQPRKVKKLPGRTRRETKLRSVGEIQSGLRRSKRATRSRINYGQYDLSESEPENNKVKKTNAASDEHTDASENGDYSVESQGSDNENDEEDEDQEMKVDRPDEIYAENVEEQNPPEKSNSPDQDETDGARKTRFLDLNELAPGSGFDDAPTSEMKDDTDDF; from the exons ATGTCGCaagattcttcttcttcttctcctcctccGATCCCCTGTGACCGATCCTCCCCTGAGCCGCTTTCCCACATCGAAAACCCCAACCCCAATACGGCTAACGACGACCTTATTGCTGAGAACGAACCCACGACCACAACGACTAACAGTGAACAGCCAACCACCAGAAGGAACCGACCCTCTCGGGCTTGTACTATTCGTGCTGCCGAGCGGCTCTTGGCGGCTCAGTCAGTGGTCGAACGCAAGCCCAAGCCTAAAAAGGAGCAGCCAGAGGAGGAGTCGCCACAGCAGCAGCAATGCAGCAAGATCGTGACCCCGCTGGTTGAGGAGCCTTCGCCCTCACAGTTGCCGCGGTGGAGTCTCCGGTCCAAGTGGGAACTGGCGTCTGTACTTAATTTCTTGCAT GTCTTTAGGCCACTATTGAATATTCATAATGAATTCACAGTGGAGGAGTTTGAGACGGCCTTGATTACACCCAACGATACTTTGAGTGACATACACATTCCATTACTAAAG GCAATTCCTCCTATTACAAGAATGGCCCTTACTCGGGGTACATGGGTGACTGTATTGTGCAGAAAATTGCGAGATTGGTGGCACTGG GTTGCTGAAGGGGATCTGCCTATTGTTGCTTCACACGG AGTCGAAATTGAAGTTTATAAAACTCTTGATCCTGGGATGCGTGTGGTCATCTTGAAAGCACTATGTGACATCCGAGTTGAG CCAgttatatgtttatattttagTGCCATTGAAGTTCGACGATCAGCAAGCTCCTCAAACATCCACCCTTTCGTGAGAAGGGTTGTTTTCTTCAGTTTGCGGGGCTGTGTGCAATTATGTCGGATCTTTGGG CAAGAAGATGTCCGGAGCTACATTGAAAATTCACTAAAACATGGAGTTCAACTTTCAGCATTTCGCAAAGAACGAATTGGTGGAGACTCTCATGGAACTTATTTCTG GTATGAGGACGATCCAATAATTGGTCATCGTTTGTACCGTGAGATTAGGAAAGTTGAGTTGAAAAAAGCCAAGTCCAAAGGTTCACAGGTCCTTCCTTGTACAACATATCAGTGGGAAACAGTTGCAACCAATTTTGATGAATTTCAAGATGTATCA GAAAAGCTTTTTACAAGTAAAAATCGATCAGAGGCTTCCCTTGGAAAAAAGTTGAAGATGGACATGCTTCCCGAGATCGAGAAGGTTCACAAG AGAAAAGAAAGGTTGCTGAAAAAACAGCATAGGCAAGCTCTTCTTTTGGATAATTTTGCACTTGTAGATGGGCTTGGTCCAGGACGCTCACTTCGCGACAGAAAGCCTGTCACTTATACTTTTG ATGATTATGACCGATCGATCAATGAGGCTATCAAAACAACCAA GCGTAAGCCTCCATCTCCAGAACCTAATCATAGAAGAGAAGCTGCTGTAAAGCTTGAACCTTCTGCGAATGGAAAATGGAGTGGTCCATCATATCCATCTCAAAACGCCAATTTCAGTGCACTATCTCCCAAATCACCTGATTATGATGATGCCGATGAAGACGACCAACTGTCCGAACAGTTGGATCGCAG CAATAGACGAAGGCAAAGGCCACAACGGTATTCAGAAAGAGATTATGTGGAGGCATTATCAGATAATGATGCAGATTTTGACAGTGACGATGACATAGTTGGTGAAGCTGTATATGACGAGGAGTATCTACGAAAACGGAAGCAGAGGAGGAAAACATCCAGCAGTTCTGAAGGAGATGAGGAGTATCactatgaagaagaaaatgaggaagaggaggaagaagaagaagaatcctTGAGCATTAGTGAAGATAGTGACCAGCCacgaaaagtaaaaaaattgcCAGGACGTACACGGAGGGAAACGAAGTTAAGGTCTGTTGGTGAGATTCAGTCGGGTCTCAGACGTAGTAAAAGGGCTACTCGGAGCAGAATAAATTATGGACAGTATGATCTATCAGAATCTGAACCAGAGAATAACAAAGTTAAAAAGACCAATGCTGCATCTGATGAGCACACAGATGCCAGTGAGAACGGGGATTATTCTGTTGAAAGTCAAGGGTCTGATAATGAGAATGACGAAGAAGATGAGGACCAAGAAATGAAAGTTGATCGACCTGATGAAATTTATGCAGAGAACGTAGAGGAGCAAAATCCTCCTGAAAAATCGAATAGCCCAGATCAAGATGAAACTGACGGTGCAAGAAAAACACGGTTTCTTGATCTAAATGAGCTTGCTCCCGGCTCTGGTTTTGATGATGCCCCAACTTCAGAAATGAAAGATGATACAGATGATTTCTAG
- the LOC120070962 gene encoding DDT domain-containing protein DDR4 isoform X4 has translation MSQDSSSSSPPPIPCDRSSPEPLSHIENPNPNTANDDLIAENEPTTTTTNSEQPTTRRNRPSRACTIRAAERLLAAQSVVERKPKPKKEQPEEESPQQQQCSKIVTPLVEEPSPSQLPRWSLRSKWELASVLNFLHVFRPLLNIHNEFTVEEFETALITPNDTLSDIHIPLLKAIPPITRMALTRGTWVTVLCRKLRDWWHWVAEGDLPIVASHGVEIEVYKTLDPGMRVVILKALCDIRVEQEDVRSYIENSLKHGVQLSAFRKERIGGDSHGTYFWYEDDPIIGHRLYREIRKVELKKAKSKGSQVLPCTTYQWETVATNFDEFQDVSEKLFTSKNRSEASLGKKLKMDMLPEIEKVHKRKERLLKKQHRQALLLDNFALVDGLGPGRSLRDRKPVTYTFDDYDRSINEAIKTTKRKPPSPEPNHRREAAVKLEPSANGKWSGPSYPSQNANFSALSPKSPDYDDADEDDQLSEQLDRRRRQRPQRYSERDYVEALSDNDADFDSDDDIVGEAVYDEEYLRKRKQRRKTSSSSEGDEEYHYEEENEEEEEEEEESLSISEDSDQPRKVKKLPGRTRRETKLRSVGEIQSGLRRSKRATRSRINYGQYDLSESEPENNKVKKTNAASDEHTDASENGDYSVESQGSDNENDEEDEDQEMKVDRPDEIYAENVEEQNPPEKSNSPDQDETDGARKTRFLDLNELAPGSGFDDAPTSEMKDDTDDF, from the exons ATGTCGCaagattcttcttcttcttctcctcctccGATCCCCTGTGACCGATCCTCCCCTGAGCCGCTTTCCCACATCGAAAACCCCAACCCCAATACGGCTAACGACGACCTTATTGCTGAGAACGAACCCACGACCACAACGACTAACAGTGAACAGCCAACCACCAGAAGGAACCGACCCTCTCGGGCTTGTACTATTCGTGCTGCCGAGCGGCTCTTGGCGGCTCAGTCAGTGGTCGAACGCAAGCCCAAGCCTAAAAAGGAGCAGCCAGAGGAGGAGTCGCCACAGCAGCAGCAATGCAGCAAGATCGTGACCCCGCTGGTTGAGGAGCCTTCGCCCTCACAGTTGCCGCGGTGGAGTCTCCGGTCCAAGTGGGAACTGGCGTCTGTACTTAATTTCTTGCAT GTCTTTAGGCCACTATTGAATATTCATAATGAATTCACAGTGGAGGAGTTTGAGACGGCCTTGATTACACCCAACGATACTTTGAGTGACATACACATTCCATTACTAAAG GCAATTCCTCCTATTACAAGAATGGCCCTTACTCGGGGTACATGGGTGACTGTATTGTGCAGAAAATTGCGAGATTGGTGGCACTGG GTTGCTGAAGGGGATCTGCCTATTGTTGCTTCACACGG AGTCGAAATTGAAGTTTATAAAACTCTTGATCCTGGGATGCGTGTGGTCATCTTGAAAGCACTATGTGACATCCGAGTTGAG CAAGAAGATGTCCGGAGCTACATTGAAAATTCACTAAAACATGGAGTTCAACTTTCAGCATTTCGCAAAGAACGAATTGGTGGAGACTCTCATGGAACTTATTTCTG GTATGAGGACGATCCAATAATTGGTCATCGTTTGTACCGTGAGATTAGGAAAGTTGAGTTGAAAAAAGCCAAGTCCAAAGGTTCACAGGTCCTTCCTTGTACAACATATCAGTGGGAAACAGTTGCAACCAATTTTGATGAATTTCAAGATGTATCA GAAAAGCTTTTTACAAGTAAAAATCGATCAGAGGCTTCCCTTGGAAAAAAGTTGAAGATGGACATGCTTCCCGAGATCGAGAAGGTTCACAAG AGAAAAGAAAGGTTGCTGAAAAAACAGCATAGGCAAGCTCTTCTTTTGGATAATTTTGCACTTGTAGATGGGCTTGGTCCAGGACGCTCACTTCGCGACAGAAAGCCTGTCACTTATACTTTTG ATGATTATGACCGATCGATCAATGAGGCTATCAAAACAACCAA GCGTAAGCCTCCATCTCCAGAACCTAATCATAGAAGAGAAGCTGCTGTAAAGCTTGAACCTTCTGCGAATGGAAAATGGAGTGGTCCATCATATCCATCTCAAAACGCCAATTTCAGTGCACTATCTCCCAAATCACCTGATTATGATGATGCCGATGAAGACGACCAACTGTCCGAACAGTTGGATCGCAG ACGAAGGCAAAGGCCACAACGGTATTCAGAAAGAGATTATGTGGAGGCATTATCAGATAATGATGCAGATTTTGACAGTGACGATGACATAGTTGGTGAAGCTGTATATGACGAGGAGTATCTACGAAAACGGAAGCAGAGGAGGAAAACATCCAGCAGTTCTGAAGGAGATGAGGAGTATCactatgaagaagaaaatgaggaagaggaggaagaagaagaagaatcctTGAGCATTAGTGAAGATAGTGACCAGCCacgaaaagtaaaaaaattgcCAGGACGTACACGGAGGGAAACGAAGTTAAGGTCTGTTGGTGAGATTCAGTCGGGTCTCAGACGTAGTAAAAGGGCTACTCGGAGCAGAATAAATTATGGACAGTATGATCTATCAGAATCTGAACCAGAGAATAACAAAGTTAAAAAGACCAATGCTGCATCTGATGAGCACACAGATGCCAGTGAGAACGGGGATTATTCTGTTGAAAGTCAAGGGTCTGATAATGAGAATGACGAAGAAGATGAGGACCAAGAAATGAAAGTTGATCGACCTGATGAAATTTATGCAGAGAACGTAGAGGAGCAAAATCCTCCTGAAAAATCGAATAGCCCAGATCAAGATGAAACTGACGGTGCAAGAAAAACACGGTTTCTTGATCTAAATGAGCTTGCTCCCGGCTCTGGTTTTGATGATGCCCCAACTTCAGAAATGAAAGATGATACAGATGATTTCTAG
- the LOC120070962 gene encoding DDT domain-containing protein DDR4 isoform X3, with the protein MSQDSSSSSPPPIPCDRSSPEPLSHIENPNPNTANDDLIAENEPTTTTTNSEQPTTRRNRPSRACTIRAAERLLAAQSVVERKPKPKKEQPEEESPQQQQCSKIVTPLVEEPSPSQLPRWSLRSKWELASVLNFLHVFRPLLNIHNEFTVEEFETALITPNDTLSDIHIPLLKAIPPITRMALTRGTWVTVLCRKLRDWWHWVAEGDLPIVASHGVEIEVYKTLDPGMRVVILKALCDIRVEQEDVRSYIENSLKHGVQLSAFRKERIGGDSHGTYFWYEDDPIIGHRLYREIRKVELKKAKSKGSQVLPCTTYQWETVATNFDEFQDVSEKLFTSKNRSEASLGKKLKMDMLPEIEKVHKRKERLLKKQHRQALLLDNFALVDGLGPGRSLRDRKPVTYTFDDYDRSINEAIKTTKRKPPSPEPNHRREAAVKLEPSANGKWSGPSYPSQNANFSALSPKSPDYDDADEDDQLSEQLDRSNRRRQRPQRYSERDYVEALSDNDADFDSDDDIVGEAVYDEEYLRKRKQRRKTSSSSEGDEEYHYEEENEEEEEEEEESLSISEDSDQPRKVKKLPGRTRRETKLRSVGEIQSGLRRSKRATRSRINYGQYDLSESEPENNKVKKTNAASDEHTDASENGDYSVESQGSDNENDEEDEDQEMKVDRPDEIYAENVEEQNPPEKSNSPDQDETDGARKTRFLDLNELAPGSGFDDAPTSEMKDDTDDF; encoded by the exons ATGTCGCaagattcttcttcttcttctcctcctccGATCCCCTGTGACCGATCCTCCCCTGAGCCGCTTTCCCACATCGAAAACCCCAACCCCAATACGGCTAACGACGACCTTATTGCTGAGAACGAACCCACGACCACAACGACTAACAGTGAACAGCCAACCACCAGAAGGAACCGACCCTCTCGGGCTTGTACTATTCGTGCTGCCGAGCGGCTCTTGGCGGCTCAGTCAGTGGTCGAACGCAAGCCCAAGCCTAAAAAGGAGCAGCCAGAGGAGGAGTCGCCACAGCAGCAGCAATGCAGCAAGATCGTGACCCCGCTGGTTGAGGAGCCTTCGCCCTCACAGTTGCCGCGGTGGAGTCTCCGGTCCAAGTGGGAACTGGCGTCTGTACTTAATTTCTTGCAT GTCTTTAGGCCACTATTGAATATTCATAATGAATTCACAGTGGAGGAGTTTGAGACGGCCTTGATTACACCCAACGATACTTTGAGTGACATACACATTCCATTACTAAAG GCAATTCCTCCTATTACAAGAATGGCCCTTACTCGGGGTACATGGGTGACTGTATTGTGCAGAAAATTGCGAGATTGGTGGCACTGG GTTGCTGAAGGGGATCTGCCTATTGTTGCTTCACACGG AGTCGAAATTGAAGTTTATAAAACTCTTGATCCTGGGATGCGTGTGGTCATCTTGAAAGCACTATGTGACATCCGAGTTGAG CAAGAAGATGTCCGGAGCTACATTGAAAATTCACTAAAACATGGAGTTCAACTTTCAGCATTTCGCAAAGAACGAATTGGTGGAGACTCTCATGGAACTTATTTCTG GTATGAGGACGATCCAATAATTGGTCATCGTTTGTACCGTGAGATTAGGAAAGTTGAGTTGAAAAAAGCCAAGTCCAAAGGTTCACAGGTCCTTCCTTGTACAACATATCAGTGGGAAACAGTTGCAACCAATTTTGATGAATTTCAAGATGTATCA GAAAAGCTTTTTACAAGTAAAAATCGATCAGAGGCTTCCCTTGGAAAAAAGTTGAAGATGGACATGCTTCCCGAGATCGAGAAGGTTCACAAG AGAAAAGAAAGGTTGCTGAAAAAACAGCATAGGCAAGCTCTTCTTTTGGATAATTTTGCACTTGTAGATGGGCTTGGTCCAGGACGCTCACTTCGCGACAGAAAGCCTGTCACTTATACTTTTG ATGATTATGACCGATCGATCAATGAGGCTATCAAAACAACCAA GCGTAAGCCTCCATCTCCAGAACCTAATCATAGAAGAGAAGCTGCTGTAAAGCTTGAACCTTCTGCGAATGGAAAATGGAGTGGTCCATCATATCCATCTCAAAACGCCAATTTCAGTGCACTATCTCCCAAATCACCTGATTATGATGATGCCGATGAAGACGACCAACTGTCCGAACAGTTGGATCGCAG CAATAGACGAAGGCAAAGGCCACAACGGTATTCAGAAAGAGATTATGTGGAGGCATTATCAGATAATGATGCAGATTTTGACAGTGACGATGACATAGTTGGTGAAGCTGTATATGACGAGGAGTATCTACGAAAACGGAAGCAGAGGAGGAAAACATCCAGCAGTTCTGAAGGAGATGAGGAGTATCactatgaagaagaaaatgaggaagaggaggaagaagaagaagaatcctTGAGCATTAGTGAAGATAGTGACCAGCCacgaaaagtaaaaaaattgcCAGGACGTACACGGAGGGAAACGAAGTTAAGGTCTGTTGGTGAGATTCAGTCGGGTCTCAGACGTAGTAAAAGGGCTACTCGGAGCAGAATAAATTATGGACAGTATGATCTATCAGAATCTGAACCAGAGAATAACAAAGTTAAAAAGACCAATGCTGCATCTGATGAGCACACAGATGCCAGTGAGAACGGGGATTATTCTGTTGAAAGTCAAGGGTCTGATAATGAGAATGACGAAGAAGATGAGGACCAAGAAATGAAAGTTGATCGACCTGATGAAATTTATGCAGAGAACGTAGAGGAGCAAAATCCTCCTGAAAAATCGAATAGCCCAGATCAAGATGAAACTGACGGTGCAAGAAAAACACGGTTTCTTGATCTAAATGAGCTTGCTCCCGGCTCTGGTTTTGATGATGCCCCAACTTCAGAAATGAAAGATGATACAGATGATTTCTAG
- the LOC120070962 gene encoding DDT domain-containing protein DDR4 isoform X5 → MFWRIRASPSFWRLKIGASDGTMHLLFAIPPITRMALTRGTWVTVLCRKLRDWWHWVAEGDLPIVASHGVEIEVYKTLDPGMRVVILKALCDIRVEPVICLYFSAIEVRRSASSSNIHPFVRRVVFFSLRGCVQLCRIFGQEDVRSYIENSLKHGVQLSAFRKERIGGDSHGTYFWYEDDPIIGHRLYREIRKVELKKAKSKGSQVLPCTTYQWETVATNFDEFQDVSEKLFTSKNRSEASLGKKLKMDMLPEIEKVHKRKERLLKKQHRQALLLDNFALVDGLGPGRSLRDRKPVTYTFDDYDRSINEAIKTTKRKPPSPEPNHRREAAVKLEPSANGKWSGPSYPSQNANFSALSPKSPDYDDADEDDQLSEQLDRSNRRRQRPQRYSERDYVEALSDNDADFDSDDDIVGEAVYDEEYLRKRKQRRKTSSSSEGDEEYHYEEENEEEEEEEEESLSISEDSDQPRKVKKLPGRTRRETKLRSVGEIQSGLRRSKRATRSRINYGQYDLSESEPENNKVKKTNAASDEHTDASENGDYSVESQGSDNENDEEDEDQEMKVDRPDEIYAENVEEQNPPEKSNSPDQDETDGARKTRFLDLNELAPGSGFDDAPTSEMKDDTDDF, encoded by the exons ATGTTTTGGAGAATTAGAGCTTCTCCAAGTTTTTGGAGATTGAAAATTGGAGCTTCAGATGGAACTATGCaccttttattt GCAATTCCTCCTATTACAAGAATGGCCCTTACTCGGGGTACATGGGTGACTGTATTGTGCAGAAAATTGCGAGATTGGTGGCACTGG GTTGCTGAAGGGGATCTGCCTATTGTTGCTTCACACGG AGTCGAAATTGAAGTTTATAAAACTCTTGATCCTGGGATGCGTGTGGTCATCTTGAAAGCACTATGTGACATCCGAGTTGAG CCAgttatatgtttatattttagTGCCATTGAAGTTCGACGATCAGCAAGCTCCTCAAACATCCACCCTTTCGTGAGAAGGGTTGTTTTCTTCAGTTTGCGGGGCTGTGTGCAATTATGTCGGATCTTTGGG CAAGAAGATGTCCGGAGCTACATTGAAAATTCACTAAAACATGGAGTTCAACTTTCAGCATTTCGCAAAGAACGAATTGGTGGAGACTCTCATGGAACTTATTTCTG GTATGAGGACGATCCAATAATTGGTCATCGTTTGTACCGTGAGATTAGGAAAGTTGAGTTGAAAAAAGCCAAGTCCAAAGGTTCACAGGTCCTTCCTTGTACAACATATCAGTGGGAAACAGTTGCAACCAATTTTGATGAATTTCAAGATGTATCA GAAAAGCTTTTTACAAGTAAAAATCGATCAGAGGCTTCCCTTGGAAAAAAGTTGAAGATGGACATGCTTCCCGAGATCGAGAAGGTTCACAAG AGAAAAGAAAGGTTGCTGAAAAAACAGCATAGGCAAGCTCTTCTTTTGGATAATTTTGCACTTGTAGATGGGCTTGGTCCAGGACGCTCACTTCGCGACAGAAAGCCTGTCACTTATACTTTTG ATGATTATGACCGATCGATCAATGAGGCTATCAAAACAACCAA GCGTAAGCCTCCATCTCCAGAACCTAATCATAGAAGAGAAGCTGCTGTAAAGCTTGAACCTTCTGCGAATGGAAAATGGAGTGGTCCATCATATCCATCTCAAAACGCCAATTTCAGTGCACTATCTCCCAAATCACCTGATTATGATGATGCCGATGAAGACGACCAACTGTCCGAACAGTTGGATCGCAG CAATAGACGAAGGCAAAGGCCACAACGGTATTCAGAAAGAGATTATGTGGAGGCATTATCAGATAATGATGCAGATTTTGACAGTGACGATGACATAGTTGGTGAAGCTGTATATGACGAGGAGTATCTACGAAAACGGAAGCAGAGGAGGAAAACATCCAGCAGTTCTGAAGGAGATGAGGAGTATCactatgaagaagaaaatgaggaagaggaggaagaagaagaagaatcctTGAGCATTAGTGAAGATAGTGACCAGCCacgaaaagtaaaaaaattgcCAGGACGTACACGGAGGGAAACGAAGTTAAGGTCTGTTGGTGAGATTCAGTCGGGTCTCAGACGTAGTAAAAGGGCTACTCGGAGCAGAATAAATTATGGACAGTATGATCTATCAGAATCTGAACCAGAGAATAACAAAGTTAAAAAGACCAATGCTGCATCTGATGAGCACACAGATGCCAGTGAGAACGGGGATTATTCTGTTGAAAGTCAAGGGTCTGATAATGAGAATGACGAAGAAGATGAGGACCAAGAAATGAAAGTTGATCGACCTGATGAAATTTATGCAGAGAACGTAGAGGAGCAAAATCCTCCTGAAAAATCGAATAGCCCAGATCAAGATGAAACTGACGGTGCAAGAAAAACACGGTTTCTTGATCTAAATGAGCTTGCTCCCGGCTCTGGTTTTGATGATGCCCCAACTTCAGAAATGAAAGATGATACAGATGATTTCTAG